The Daphnia pulex isolate KAP4 chromosome 3, ASM2113471v1 genome includes a region encoding these proteins:
- the LOC124190793 gene encoding nucleolar protein 12-like isoform X1: MKNSLFLVRKERKMGVITSLDDESDQEQPTEEEEVSSDSDSDEDETNTNDSEEVIRAKAKYQKTKEDLAKIKRLYKLALSRLKAIENGVLSAYVATPEEVELDRWFVMTNRTEASKQTDQS, encoded by the exons atgaaaaaca GTTTATTTCTTGttaggaaggaaagaaaaatgggtgTTATTACTTCATTGGATGACGAGTCCGATCAAGAGCAACCAACAGa agAGGAAGAAGTTTCAAGTGACTCAGATTCAGATGAAGATGAGACCAACACCAATGATTCCGAGGAGGTAATTAGAGCCAAAGCTAAATACCAGAAAACGAAAGAGGATCTTGCTAAGATTAAGCGATTATATAAATTAGCTCTGAGTCGCCTCAAAGCGATCGAGAATGGAGTGCTGTCTGCCTATGTAGCTACTCCAGAGGAAGTTGAACTTGATAG GTGGTTCGTGATGACGAATAGGACGGAGGCGTCTAAACAAACGGACCAATCGTGA
- the LOC124190793 gene encoding nucleolar protein 12-like isoform X2, which produces MKNSLFLVRKERKMGVITSLDDESDQEQPTEEEEVSSDSDSDEDETNTNDSEEVIRAKAKYQKTKEDLAKIKRLYKLALSRLKAIENGVLSAYVATPEEVELDRWFVMTNRTEASKQTDQS; this is translated from the exons GTTTATTTCTTGttaggaaggaaagaaaaatgggtgTTATTACTTCATTGGATGACGAGTCCGATCAAGAGCAACCAACAGa agAGGAAGAAGTTTCAAGTGACTCAGATTCAGATGAAGATGAGACCAACACCAATGATTCCGAGGAGGTAATTAGAGCCAAAGCTAAATACCAGAAAACGAAAGAGGATCTTGCTAAGATTAAGCGATTATATAAATTAGCTCTGAGTCGCCTCAAAGCGATCGAGAATGGAGTGCTGTCTGCCTATGTAGCTACTCCAGAGGAAGTTGAACTTGATAG GTGGTTCGTGATGACGAATAGGACGGAGGCGTCTAAACAAACGGACCAATCGTGA
- the LOC124190793 gene encoding nucleolar protein 12-like isoform X3, with protein sequence MGVITSLDDESDQEQPTEEEEVSSDSDSDEDETNTNDSEEVIRAKAKYQKTKEDLAKIKRLYKLALSRLKAIENGVLSAYVATPEEVELDRWFVMTNRTEASKQTDQS encoded by the exons atgggtgTTATTACTTCATTGGATGACGAGTCCGATCAAGAGCAACCAACAGa agAGGAAGAAGTTTCAAGTGACTCAGATTCAGATGAAGATGAGACCAACACCAATGATTCCGAGGAGGTAATTAGAGCCAAAGCTAAATACCAGAAAACGAAAGAGGATCTTGCTAAGATTAAGCGATTATATAAATTAGCTCTGAGTCGCCTCAAAGCGATCGAGAATGGAGTGCTGTCTGCCTATGTAGCTACTCCAGAGGAAGTTGAACTTGATAG GTGGTTCGTGATGACGAATAGGACGGAGGCGTCTAAACAAACGGACCAATCGTGA
- the LOC124190794 gene encoding uncharacterized protein LOC124190794: MKNSLFLVRKKRKMGVITSLDESDQEQPTEEEEVLSDTDEDETNTNDTEEVIRARAEYEKSKENLAKIKRLYELAVSRLEEIENGVLSAYVATPEEVELDRWFEVTNRMENV, translated from the exons atgaaaaaca GTTTATTTCTTgttaggaagaaaagaaaaatgggtgTCATTACTTCATTGGACGAGTCCGATCAAGAGCAACCAACAGa agAGGAAGAAGTTTTAAGTGACACAGATGAAGATGAGACCAACACCAATGATACCGAGGAGGTAATTAGAGCCAGAGCTGAATACGAGAAATCGAAAGAGAATCTTGCTAAGATTAAGCGGTTATATGAATTAGCTGTGAGTCGCCTCGAAGAGATCGAGAATGGAGTGCTGTCTGCCTATGTAGCTACTCCAGAGGAAGTTGAACTTGATAG GTGGTTCGAGGTGACGAATAGGATGGAAAACGTCTAA